The following are from one region of the Mangifera indica cultivar Alphonso chromosome 14, CATAS_Mindica_2.1, whole genome shotgun sequence genome:
- the LOC123196504 gene encoding E3 ubiquitin-protein ligase SIRP1-like, with protein sequence MNARVDIVIDVFGELFSIDDEDEVEEEDFADDMEMEFVTVPASESAIGKLEMLKNEDEATLCVVCLEQILLGSQATRMPCAHVFHGDCILKWLSMSRFCPLCRL encoded by the coding sequence ATGAATGCAAGAGTGGACATAGTCATTGATGTGTTCGGTGAGTTATTTTCAATAGAcgatgaagatgaagttgaagaagaagacttTGCTGATGATATGGAGATGGAATTTGTGACAGTGCCTGCCAGTGAATCAGCCATTGGGAAACTGGAGATGTTGAAGAACGAAGATGAAGCAACATTGTGTGTGGTTTGCCTGGAACAGATTTTACTTGGGTCGCAAGCAACAAGAATGCCTTGTGCTCATGTCTTTCATGGCGATTGCATTCTGAAGTGGCTTAGCATGAGTAGATTTTGTCCTTTATGTAGATTATAa